ACATATACTTTACAACAAATTGCAACGATTATTGATGCTGATTTTGTAGGTAGTCCTGAATTTCCTGTTTTAGGAATGAACGAAATTCACGTAGTAGAAGAAGGTGATATTGTCTTTGTTGACCACCCTAAATATTATGATAAAGCGCTACAATCAAAAGCTACAATTGTTTTAATCAATAAACGAGTGGTATGTCCGCAAGGAAAAGCTTTACTAATTTCTGATGACCCTTTCCGTGATTTTAATAAACTAACAGAATTCTTTAAACCCTTTGCTAAAAGTGAAAACTTAATTTCTAAAACTGCAAGAATAGGGAGCAATACAGTTATTCAGCCTGGGGCATTTATAGGCAACCACGTTATTATAGGAAAAAATTGTTTCATTCACGCCAATGTCAGCATCTATGATGATTGTATCATTGGTGATAATGTAACCATTCACGCCGGTACGGTATTAGGCGCTGACGCTTTCTATTATAAGAAGCGTCCCGAAGGTTTCGATAAATTAAAATCTGGAGGACGTGTAGTTATTGAAGATGACGTTGATTTAGGAGCTTTATGTACCATAGATCGTGGCGTTACCGGAGATACAACTATTAAAAAAGGAACAAAGATTGACAATCAAGTACACATCGGTCACGATACTGTTATAGGTGAACGTTGTTTAATTGCTTCCCAAACAGGAATTGCAGGTTGTGTGGTTATTGAAAACGAAGTTACTATTTGGGGACAAGTAGGTGTAGCAAGTAGCATCACCATAGGAAGTAAATCAATCATACTTGCACAATCAGGCATTTCTAAATCATTAGAAGGTGGGCAGACTTACTTCGGTTACCCCGCCGAAGAGGCTCGTAAAAAATATAAAGAACTCAGCACTTTACGTATGATGGTTTCGCAATATGGTAAAAAATAAAACCTCAAAATGGTGAATTAACATCCTTTTTGCTGAATTCAATAAAATATCATACCTTTGAAAACTAATTTGAAAAAATAGCAAACAAAACCAATGAGCATCGATATCATAAATGATGAAAAAAGCGTTTTACCGCCTAAAGGTAAACCCAAATGGATTCGTGTGAAATTACCCACAGGTAAAAAATACACCGAACTGCGTGGTTTAGTGGATAAGTATAAACTCAATACAATATGTACTTCGGGCAGTTGCCCTAATATGGGCGAGTGTTGGGGTGAGGGTACGGCAACATTTATGATTTTAGGAAACATTTGTACACGCTCTTGTGGTTTTTGTGGCGTAAAAACGGGGCGCCCAGAGGCATTAGACTGGGAAGAACCTGAAAAAGTGGCTCGTTCCATTAAATTGATGAACATCAAACACGCAGTGATTACCTCCGTAGATAGAGATGATTTGAAAGATATGGGGAGCATCATTTGGGCAGAGACGGTAAAAGCCGTACGCAGAATGTCACCCGAGACTACTATGGAGACGCTAATCCCAGATTTTCAAGGGATTGAAAAACATTTGGACCGTATCTTGGCTGTGGCTCCCGAGGTTATTTCACACAATATGGAAACGGTTCGCCGACTCACTCGTGAGGTTCGTATTCAAGCCAAATACGACCGTAGCCTTGCTGTGCTCAAATACTTAAAGGAAAATGGAGCGAATCGTACAAAATCAGGCATTATGCTCGGCTTAGGGGAAACAGAACAAGAGGTTATTGAAACACTCCACGACTTGAAAGCTGCAAAAGTAGATGTAGTAACCATAGGGCAATATTTGCAACCTTCAAAAAAACATCTTCCTGTTAAACAATTTATCACTCCTGATATTTTCAAAAAGTACGAAACTATTGGTTTAGAACTAGGTTTCAGACACGTAGAAAGTGGTGCATTAGTTCGCTCTTCTTACAAAGCTCAAAAACATATAGAGTAATGTTTTAAAAGTTAAACAAAATAAATAAAAGCAGTAACTGAAGTGAGTTACTGCTTTTTTATTTTGTAAAATTATTTTGTAATCCGAACACTTTCAGGAACCAAAACAGTATAGTCGCCTCCGTTTCTGAGTACATCGCGCACAATGGAAGAGGATATGAATGAGGTACTTGCCGCTGTAAGTAAAAATACGGTTTCTATTTTTGAAAGTGTACGATTGGTGTGAGCTATAGCTTTCTCAAATTCAAAATCAGCAGGATTTCGAAGCCCTCTCAAGATAAATTGAGCGCGAATTTCTTTACAATAATCGACTGTAAGCCCTTGATAAGTAGCAACCTTTACTTTAGATTCAACAGCAAATGCTTGTTCAATGAACGCCTTACGTTGTTCGATAGAAAACATATAATTTTTATCGTTATTCACCCCTATAGCAACTACAATTTCATCAAATAAATCCAATGCTCGATGAATAATGTCGTAATGACCTAATGTAATAGGGTCAAATGACCCTGGAAATAAAGCTCTTTTCATTTTTATCTATTTTCGTTGAAAAGCAAGTTCAATTTCGGAATCCAATAAATCCGAAAATTTCAACCCTTTATGAGCCACTTGCTGTGGAAATATACTTTGAGGAGAAAGCCCTGGATTAGTATTGATTTCTATAAAATAAGGAATATCTCCCACTATAATGTAATCAATGCGTGAAAAACCACTCATATTTAAAGATTCATAAATTTTTACAGTAACCTCATCTATTTTCTCACGAAGTGTATCGCAAAGGGGGGCAGGAGTGATTTCTTGAGATTTTCCTTCGTATTTGGCTTCGTAATCAAAAAAATCGTTCTCGGAAATAATTTCAGTATGTCCCATAACCGTTGTTTTTCCGTTTAAGCGAAGTACTCCTACAGAAATTTCTCTACCATCAAGAAATGACTCTATTAGAATTTCATCATCTATCTCAAAAGCATTTTTCAAAGCTTGACTAAATTCCTCTGTACTTTTAACCTTGGAAACTCCAAGACTACTTCCAGAACGATTTGCTTTAACGAATAAAGGCAGTCCTAATTTTTTTATAATTTCATCTTTATCTAAAATATCTTTCTTTGAGGCATATATTGACTCTGCTTTGGCAATACCGAATTTGGCAAGTACGGAAAGTGTATCACGTTTGTTAAAGGTCAGTGCCGATTGATAAAAATCACAACCCGTATAAGGAATGTGCAACAATTTCCAATAGGCTTGCAGTTGTCCGTCTTCTCCAGGGGTGCCGTGTATGGTATTTACAATGACGTCAAAGGTTATTTTATTTCCATCTTTTTGAGCAGAGAAATCGCCTTTATCTATCAAAAATCGTTTTCCGTTTTCAATGAAAAACCAACCTTCTGATAGAATATGAATTTCATAGATTTCATACTTATTCTCATCTAAACTATTCAAAATAAGCTGACCACTTCGTAAGGACACCTCGCATTCCCCAGAATATCCGCCCATAACAACAGCTACTTTCTTTTTCATTTCTAATTTTCATGATTTTGAAATGCAAATATCTTTAATTTATTTACAATTTTCAATGATAAGTCTTTTAAGTTTTAGATTACGCTTCAATTTTTTATTTTCACCCATTTTTTGTAAATAACAAATAGATTTAAATGGTAATACTTTTTCAAGTTATTATATCAGAAGAATTTAGTTATATTTGCCTAACATATTTAACAAAAAATGGTAAGAAAAACGCTTAAATTATTTTTCAGGATTGTATTACTTGTTGTTGGTTTTGTATTGCTTTATGTTCTCTTAGGTCTTTTATTACCTTTGATAAGCATAAAAGCAGAGGCAAGTTCCGACCCAAAAAGTCTAACTATATATATGATTACCAATGGTGTACATACTGATTTAGTACTTCCTATTGAAAACGAATTTTTTAATTGGAAAAGTAAAATCCCCTTGGAAAATACCCAATCAAAATCAACAGCATATCAATGGATTGCATTTGGTTGGGGCGATAAAGGTTTTTATTTAAATACCCCTACTTGGGCAGATTTAAAATTCTCAACTGCCATAAAAGCTACTTTTTGGATGAGCGAATCAGCAATGCATTGTACTTTTTATGAAAAAATGTATGAAAATCAAAATTGCATCAAAATAGAAATTACCGAAAATCAATATAAAAATTTAATTCAATACATTGATAATAAATTCGATAAAGACAAAAATGGAAACTATATTTTCATCGACACCGATGCCGTTTATGGTAACAATGACGCTTTCTATGAAGCAAAAGGCACTTATAGCTTTATGTATACTTGCAATACTTGGGCTAACTACGGACTAAAAGCGGCAGGACAAAAATACGCACTTTGGTCTGCTACCGATTTCGGTATTTTCAGACATTATCGGAAATAATTGATGTAATTTTTATTGGCGTACATCAAGTACATCACGAAGTTTGTTACCCAGAAGCATAAATGCCATAACCAGACTCATAATAGCTAAACCTGGAATTATTGCCAAAAATGGTTTTCCTAAAATGATATAATTATAATGGTCTTTTATCATACTGCCCCAGCTTGGGTTGGGCGGTTGTGAACCAATCCCCAAGAAACTCAATCCGCTCTCAATGAGTATTGCAGAAGCAAAATTCGCCGCAGAAATCACAATGAGTGGTGCATAAATATTAGGTAAAATATGTTTTATTAATATGCGTATATCAGAAAAACCTAACACTTTAGCAGCCTCAACAAACTGAGCCTTTTTCAAAGTAAATATTTGCCCACGAACCACGCGAGCTACTTCGACCCACATAGTAAGCCCCACAGCTACAAACACTTGCCAATATCCTTTTCCTAAAGCTAAGGTAAAGGCAATGACCAATAGTAAAGTAGGTATTGCCCAAACCACATTGATAAGCCACATTATTAAAGCATCGACTCTTCCTCCGTAATATCCAGCTAAACTTCCCAATAAGATACCTACAATGAGTGAGATAGTAACTGCAACAAAACCAATAGTAAACGAAATACGTGTACCGATAAGCATTCGGCTGAGCATATCTCGTCCGTATTTATCAGTACCTAACCAAAACGTTTTGGTTTTTATATTTTTATGAATAATTTCTGATTTTGAGGGTTCTGTAAAGATTTGCCAAGGCACAAAAAAAGTATTACCTGAACTGCCATCAGGTAAAAATAGTGTATAATAAATTCCCTTATCGTCAGTCTTATAATTGGTTATAGGAATCTCATCATAAGCCGTATTTTTTCCGAAAAAAAAAGTTTCGAAAAAGGAACTTTCTTCCGCTTGCTTATTGGGTAGATGTAGTATTTGCACTGAAAAGCCAGGAGGTTTAGAATGAATCGGCAAGTGCATCTGGTTGGCCTGTTTGCTATTGTCAGGAGCAATAGCGTAGGCAAACAAAGCTACAAAAGCGCAAACACCTATAAAAACAAGACAAACAATACTCCAAAAATCGGTAACTAACTTTCGGAATATTGTTTGTTTTGACATAGAATGTATCAATTATTTAAGTGTTTTAACAAATGATTATTTTCAGTTTTGCTTCAAATCGTGAAGAACATCTATCGCTTCTTTTATATAGATATCTTTCAACAAACCCTCGTGCCAACGATCACGGCGTAGCTTTAAATCTTCATTTTTCTGTATTTCAATTTCTTGTGAAGGAACAGACTTAAAGGTAAGCCCATTTTTATAATCAGAAAGAGCCTTAAAGCGCTTGGATTGCTCCTCATTATTTTCTATGGTTTTCTTGTAAATATCATAATTTAGCGAAAACATATTTTGATCTTGTTGTTGCTTTACCCAACGAGCATTCTCGTCAATCAGTTTAAGATAATCATTTCCTGCCATACGCTTTTTACTATTTTCAATGGCTGTATTTAAAGATTGTCTCTCCCACAATTGGTAATTGGCGGGTTCGATTTTATCCCAATGCATCGCATTATCTAAGTCACGTTCTCCTATATCAATATATGTGTATTTATCAGGTAGAGAAACATCACTTTTTACACCTTCAAGTTGGGTAGAACCTCCACTGATGCGATAAAACTTTTGAGTGGTAATTTTCAAAGCCCCCAAATCTCCCATATCACTATTTCTCATAAAGCGATTCAAATCTACTACGCTTTGCACCGTTCCTTTTCCGTAGGTTTGTTTTCCGCCGATAACCACAGCGCGTTTGTAGTCTTGCATAGCAGCAGCTAAAATTTCAGAAGCAGATGCTGAAAGTTCATTAACCAAAATTACCAAAGGTCCGTCCCATTGTATTTGTGGGTCAGAATCAGAAAGCACTTCCTTATTTCTTCCTGTTGATTTAACTTGCACGATAGGGCCTTTTTCGATAAACATTCCACCAATATCTACCACTGTTTTTAGTGACCCTCCTCCATTATTTCTCAAATCGAGGACTAATCCTTCAATTCCTTGTTTTTTGAGTTTTTCAATCTCTAAAGCCATATCCGAAGCGGCATTTCTCTCCTTATAATCTTGAAAATCAACATAGAATTTAGGCAAATCAATAATTCCGTAGGTTCTTCCTTGGTCTTGAACAATTGCCGATTTTGCAAAGGTTTCTTCAATTTCTACTACATCACGAATAATAGAAACTACCTCAATAGTACCATCTACTCGTTTAACGGTTAATCGTACTTCAGTACCTTTAGGTCCTTTTATTAAGTTTACTGCATTGTCCAAACGCATACCTACCACATCTACAGGCTCTTCATCTCCTTGAGCTACTTTAAGTATTTGGTCGCCTACTTCTAACAATTTACCCTTCCAAACGGGTCCACCTAAGATGATACTAGTAATTCGGATACCATCTGTTTTTTTCTGTAATTGAGCCCCAATCCCTTCAAATTTGCCAGAAATATCCCTATCAAAGCGGTCTTTTGCCTCTGGTGCCAAGTAGTTGGTATGAGGATCAAACGATTCGGTTATAGCATTGACAAAAAAACCAAACCAATCCTCACGCGTAAGGTCTTGATAAAAACCAAAAAGCTCAACAAGATTTTTTTGGGAAGATTCTTGAGCTTCTTGTTGCAATTCGGTAGCTGTTTTTAATTTGTATTGTGCGTTTTTTTCCTTTTTATCAGTTTCCTCTTTCTCTTTTACCAAATAAGTAGAAAGGGTTGAAAACACAATAATTTTATTCCAACGTTCACGTAATTCAGCCTTATTTTTTGCGTAAGGCAAATTTTCATAATCCACGTTAATGGTTTCTTTAGAAAAAAGATTTACTCGTTTTTTTAGAATTTCTTCGGAAAGCACTTTGGCTTCGTTCATTCGCTGCGTAAGCCGATTATGAGTAATATTAAAAAATGTGATATCTCCTTTTTTCAAGTCATCGTCCAAACGAGTTTCATATTTCTCAAATTCCTTGATATCAGATTGTAGAAAATAACGTTTCTGTCCGTCCAAAATTTCGATGTAATTCTTATACACTTTTTTGGAAAATTCATCGTCAATATGACCAGGATTATAGTGCCCGTTATATATCACATATTGAATAATTTCCAGTAAAAGTTTATCCTTATCAGGATTTTCGAATTTCTTGCTCACAAAACTACAAGAAGCAAAAGAAATAAACAATAAAGTTAAAAATATTGATATGCTTTTCATTTTTATACAGATATAAATTCAAAAATTATACAAACATACTTGATAACTAAAGCTACATTTCGATACCTTCCCCTCAAAATGGTAAGCTAGTTCGTTAAAAGAATAGCAAACTTACATAAAAAAATCAATTATACGTCATTTATATTGGTATATCTACTAAAAAAATGTATCTTTTTGTAAAGAATAATTACAATGTTCTGAGAAATTCTAATATTGCTCGAGCTTCTTCTTGGGTTAAATGTTGATTTGACATCGTTACACCGTTATAGTCTCTAAGCAATTCTTGTGCGATAGCATCTTTTTGTAGCATTTCTTCTGGATTTAAAATCATATTCATAATCCATTCGGGTGAACGTTTTTCAGTAATTTGAGCCATTTTAGGTCCAACAAAATCTTTATCGGTATGATGGCAAGTCGTACATTTGGATTTGAATATTGCCTCGCCTTGCTTTACTAAAGTTTTGTCAATACGTTCTGCAATAATTACTTCTTTAATCGGTCCGATACCTTTGTTATCAAGGTTAGGCGATTTTTGAGTGTTTTTACACCCTGAAATCAACAAAATCCCTATCACAAATAAAATAACAGTCTTCATTTTTTAACTCTTTGGGGTTATGTTATAATTTTTAGTATCATATTGAATGAAGCTGAAGCCCTGCATCATACTTTTCAATGACATTTAGTTTTTAACACATAAAGAATTCCTTGTACAAAAGTACACTTTCAATTTAAAAAAGACAACACAATATACATATCAAAAAGTAAGCCGAAAGCAAAAACTTTCGGCTCATCACAATAAAAATATTAACTTTTTTCTATCTATTTTGCATACTGATAATCCTTGGTTTCGTTTGCCTTAGCTTCTTGAACGTTTACCACCGCTCCTGCTGCATTGGTAACAAAAACAACTACTTTTACTTTATCTAAATCAGTATGTTGAAGCAATTTATAGCTAACCTGCTGATTTTCCTTAGTTACTTCTTGACCTTTCTTTAATGTACCTAACGCATTTCCTGTTACTTCTCCATAGATATCTCTCAATACTTCATCGTGTTTGAAATTAGGGTCATACTTTTCTATAACATCTGATTGCCCATAAATAAGATGATCTTGCGTAACAAAAATATGATATTTTAGTCCTTCAAGGTTTTCAGTAGTTTTAAAACTTACTGAAACATTTCCACCAGTAGCATTTAACTGAGAAGAAATTTTTATTCCAAGAGGAGATGTTGCTGTTTTTTCCAAACGTTCAAAAATATGTACCCAAGTATAGCCTCTGGGAAGCTGTTGATCTCGGTTCATTACAAGAAAAGGAAATCCTTTAAAGTCAAGATTAGGTAATATTTTAAAAAGACTTAACAATGGGTAGCTTTTTTGAATTTCCATAGGCTCATTACGCCGTCCTCCACGATTATGAATAGCAACTACAACAAATCTCTCTTTGAGAGGTGTTTGTGCATTTTTAGCTGTCTGAATAGATCGTGTTGCAATAGGACAATATCCACACCACGTCCCTGTAACGTCTTCTACCAAAACTTTACTTACAAAAGCAACATTGTTATCGGCTTGGTTATTATCCGTTGAGTTGTTATTACCACTTTGGTTGTTATTTTGGTCAGAATTATCACTATCTCCTCCCTGATTACTTCCGTTGGAATTATCGTTACTACCACCATTATTCTCTTCATTTGAATTTTCTGAAGATGAAGAATTTCCCTCTTCTTTTTCAGGGGTTTCTTCTTTAATTTCAGTGTTTTTTTCCTCCTTTAACGGACTATCTTCCTTCTGACACGAAATCACAAAGAAAGAAAATAACATTAGGGCAACTAATCCCCATAAAAAACTCTTTTTCATTGTATCGTAATATTTATTTAATTGCGTTGCAAAGGTAGCTAAAAAATTACGAAAAATGCAACCTTTTTCAATTTTTACTTTTATCTTTGCACAACTTTTTCAAAATAACGAACCTTTTTTACAATAATTATAAATAATGAAATTTTTAACTACACTCACAGTCGTGCTTTTTAGCACTTTTTGTTTCGCACAAGCGTCATTACCCAATGTGCAACTGAAAGATTTACAAGGCAAAGCAGTAAACCTTTCTGATTACAATTCTAAAGAAAATCCTATCATTGTTAGCTTTTGGGCTACGTGGTGTGCTCCGTGTATCAAAGAACTAAAAACATTTAATAAACACTACAAACAATGGCAGGATGAGTTCGGCACGGAACTAATCGCCGTTTCCACAGACGATGCCAAAACCAAAAACCGAGTAAAATCGCAAGTAAAAGGAGCAGGTTGGCAATACACCGTTCTTATGGACGATAACCACGAACTAAAAAGAGCCTTGAATGTTGCCAACATTCCTTACACACTTATCTTACACAAAGGCAAAGTAGTATATGTACACTCGGGTTATACGCCTGGTATTGAGACTGAAATCTACAAGAAATTACAATCTTTATCCAAATAACTATGCGTAAATTTTTACTAACTTCAGGAGTTTGTTTGATTTCGGCAGTAGGTTTTTCGCAACTTCGTGTCGGTTTTGAATCGAACTCACAATATTACATTGATGACAACAAAATAAAATTAGATACTGAGGAAGCCAAACATCGATTCCGTTCTAATAATTATCTGAAAATTGACTATCGCGTCAAAAATTTTGAGTTTGGAATACAGGGCGAGTCGTACGCACCAAAAGCATTATTGCAATACAATCCGCAACTAAAAGATTATCATATCGGTACAGCTTTCGCCCGTTATAACAATACGCAAAAAGGTATCGACATTACAGTTGGGCATTTTTATGAGCAATTTGGCAGTGGTTTGGCTCTTCGTTTGTGGGAAGACCGTGCTTTGGGCATCAATAACGCTCTTTTCGGCGGACGAATCAAATGGAATTTACAGGACATTTTTCAGTTGAAAGTTCTCGGGGGAAGACAGCGTATTGGTATGGGATTTGACTTTTCCAAAGGATTTGTTTTAGGAAGCGATGCCGAATTAGACATTAGTCAACTACTTAAAAAAGAAGATTATACACTAAAAGTTGGAGGTTCATTCACAATGCGAAATGAGGATATTACCAAAGAACAACCTCAATCCGAAAAAAACACTTCTGTTTTTGGTTTTCGAACCGATTACAGCGGAGAAAAATTCAATTTCAGTGGAGAATATTTGTACAAAACCAAAGACATTCATTTTGAGCAAAATCAATTCTTCTCTAAAGTCAATCGACCAGGTAATGCCTTGTTAATCAATATGGGATATAACAATAATGATAACATAGCTTTTAATATAAACCTTCGTCGTTTGGAGAATTTCAGATTTTTCTCACAACGAAATATCGCTGATAACATCTACAATTATGGTGTAATCAACTACATACCAGCCCTGACTAAGCAGTACGAACATAGTTTACAAAACATATATGTGTATCAGGCTCAACCACAGATAGTTTACGATGGTTTTCCTAAAAAACAAGGAGAAATTGGAGGACAATTCGACCTATTTTATGAAGCCGAAGCAGGGTCTTTCTTAGGTGGAGCAACGGGAGCAAGTTTTGCTATAAATGGTTCGTATTGGGCGGGAATTAAAAACGACATAAAAACAACTACTCGTAAGGACAAATATGGTGTCGAAATAGAAGAAATAGAACTTAATACTCCGCTTATTGGTATGGGAGAGAAATACTATCACGACATTGCCATAGAATATCGAAAATCATTTACAGATAACTTTACGACTGTTTTTTCGTATTTGAATCAATATTATAATAGTTTACCTATTGTTCAAAAGTCATACATCGTAAAAGCACATACCATTTCTGCGGAAGGAATGTATTTTTTATCTGACACACAATCCGTTCGGTTAGAAATGCAACATCAATGGGCTAATGAAGATTTGAAAAATTGGATAGGCAACACATTAGAATATATCCCTAATGTACGATGGTCGTTTTTCGTGAGTGATTTGTACAATTATGGTAACGACGAAAAGGACAAGAGAATCCATTATTACAATGTTGGTACTTCGTTCTCTTACAAAACCACTCGTGTAGCTTTAAGCTACGGAAGACAACGTGGTGGCATTTTGTGCGTGGGCGGAATTTGTCGTATCGTACCAGAAGCAGCTGGGCTGACACTTAATATTACGAGCAGTTTTTAATATTTTTGCTTAGATATTAACAAAAATGAGGGATTTTTCAGTTGAAAAATCCCTCACTTTTATTCAAATAGAAATTGTTAAAAACGTAATCTTGCTTTTATCAGTTCAGTATTGCCATTATCATCATCAGTAATAAAAATAACGGAATCATCGCATCGCATCGCAGAGGTAGCAGGAAGAGTAACCGACTCTACTTTCAATGTTTTTTGGTTTGAATTGGGAATGATGCTATAACGCTCAACTTTTACAGCGGAAAAATCAGCAATATTTAAAACACCCACCAAACTACCTATAATTTCACCATCATTATAAGCATCATCGGTCTCCTCTACCGAAGCGGTAAAAATCAGCTGAGAATCATTCCATTTTGCAGCTCCAGAAAAACCAGCTTCGTAGCCCTCAATTATGGGCAAGGTTACCTTTACTGCCTCCAAAGTTGGGAAAACTCCTCCTGAAAGAAATTTTAAAAACTGCTGGTAATTAAAGCGAATAATCACATTATTAGCCCGATTAAAAAGATACAACTGCCCGTTGAGATAAGCCGTAGCTTCAATATTCAATTCGGAATGGGTCAATAATGGAAGTTTCTTGATTTCTTCATAAAAGGAAGTTAAGTTGAACGAGGTAATTTTAGGGGACGCTCCTAAGTGAATTTGAACAAAAATATCGCGTTGTGGAGACTTTGAACCTGAACCAAAAGTAACCAACTCACTGGACGAAATCGCCTCCAAGGTTTCAAAATCAGTCTTTCGTTTCTTTTTGATGCGATTTCCTTTGAAATCATCAGCTTTGACTTCTAAAAGAGATATTTGTTCGATAATTTTAAAATTTTCATCTATCACGTATAAAAACGGACTATCATCGCCTATTGCATAATATTTGCCACCAACATAAGCTATCCCCGAACCACTGGGAAAACCACTTATATTTTTTGTTTTCAATATACTAAGTTTCATATTCTGCTGACTATATACGTACGAAGAAAAAGCCCCCACACAACTGCAAAGCAA
This genomic window from Capnocytophaga canimorsus contains:
- a CDS encoding c-type cytochrome, which codes for MKTVILFVIGILLISGCKNTQKSPNLDNKGIGPIKEVIIAERIDKTLVKQGEAIFKSKCTTCHHTDKDFVGPKMAQITEKRSPEWIMNMILNPEEMLQKDAIAQELLRDYNGVTMSNQHLTQEEARAILEFLRTL
- a CDS encoding Omp28-related outer membrane protein gives rise to the protein MKKSFLWGLVALMLFSFFVISCQKEDSPLKEEKNTEIKEETPEKEEGNSSSSENSNEENNGGSNDNSNGSNQGGDSDNSDQNNNQSGNNNSTDNNQADNNVAFVSKVLVEDVTGTWCGYCPIATRSIQTAKNAQTPLKERFVVVAIHNRGGRRNEPMEIQKSYPLLSLFKILPNLDFKGFPFLVMNRDQQLPRGYTWVHIFERLEKTATSPLGIKISSQLNATGGNVSVSFKTTENLEGLKYHIFVTQDHLIYGQSDVIEKYDPNFKHDEVLRDIYGEVTGNALGTLKKGQEVTKENQQVSYKLLQHTDLDKVKVVVFVTNAAGAVVNVQEAKANETKDYQYAK
- the coaD gene encoding pantetheine-phosphate adenylyltransferase, which encodes MKRALFPGSFDPITLGHYDIIHRALDLFDEIVVAIGVNNDKNYMFSIEQRKAFIEQAFAVESKVKVATYQGLTVDYCKEIRAQFILRGLRNPADFEFEKAIAHTNRTLSKIETVFLLTAASTSFISSSIVRDVLRNGGDYTVLVPESVRITK
- a CDS encoding ABC transporter permease; protein product: MSKQTIFRKLVTDFWSIVCLVFIGVCAFVALFAYAIAPDNSKQANQMHLPIHSKPPGFSVQILHLPNKQAEESSFFETFFFGKNTAYDEIPITNYKTDDKGIYYTLFLPDGSSGNTFFVPWQIFTEPSKSEIIHKNIKTKTFWLGTDKYGRDMLSRMLIGTRISFTIGFVAVTISLIVGILLGSLAGYYGGRVDALIMWLINVVWAIPTLLLVIAFTLALGKGYWQVFVAVGLTMWVEVARVVRGQIFTLKKAQFVEAAKVLGFSDIRILIKHILPNIYAPLIVISAANFASAILIESGLSFLGIGSQPPNPSWGSMIKDHYNYIILGKPFLAIIPGLAIMSLVMAFMLLGNKLRDVLDVRQ
- a CDS encoding carboxy terminal-processing peptidase, encoding MKSISIFLTLLFISFASCSFVSKKFENPDKDKLLLEIIQYVIYNGHYNPGHIDDEFSKKVYKNYIEILDGQKRYFLQSDIKEFEKYETRLDDDLKKGDITFFNITHNRLTQRMNEAKVLSEEILKKRVNLFSKETINVDYENLPYAKNKAELRERWNKIIVFSTLSTYLVKEKEETDKKEKNAQYKLKTATELQQEAQESSQKNLVELFGFYQDLTREDWFGFFVNAITESFDPHTNYLAPEAKDRFDRDISGKFEGIGAQLQKKTDGIRITSIILGGPVWKGKLLEVGDQILKVAQGDEEPVDVVGMRLDNAVNLIKGPKGTEVRLTVKRVDGTIEVVSIIRDVVEIEETFAKSAIVQDQGRTYGIIDLPKFYVDFQDYKERNAASDMALEIEKLKKQGIEGLVLDLRNNGGGSLKTVVDIGGMFIEKGPIVQVKSTGRNKEVLSDSDPQIQWDGPLVILVNELSASASEILAAAMQDYKRAVVIGGKQTYGKGTVQSVVDLNRFMRNSDMGDLGALKITTQKFYRISGGSTQLEGVKSDVSLPDKYTYIDIGERDLDNAMHWDKIEPANYQLWERQSLNTAIENSKKRMAGNDYLKLIDENARWVKQQQDQNMFSLNYDIYKKTIENNEEQSKRFKALSDYKNGLTFKSVPSQEIEIQKNEDLKLRRDRWHEGLLKDIYIKEAIDVLHDLKQN
- the lipA gene encoding lipoyl synthase yields the protein MSIDIINDEKSVLPPKGKPKWIRVKLPTGKKYTELRGLVDKYKLNTICTSGSCPNMGECWGEGTATFMILGNICTRSCGFCGVKTGRPEALDWEEPEKVARSIKLMNIKHAVITSVDRDDLKDMGSIIWAETVKAVRRMSPETTMETLIPDFQGIEKHLDRILAVAPEVISHNMETVRRLTREVRIQAKYDRSLAVLKYLKENGANRTKSGIMLGLGETEQEVIETLHDLKAAKVDVVTIGQYLQPSKKHLPVKQFITPDIFKKYETIGLELGFRHVESGALVRSSYKAQKHIE
- a CDS encoding D-alanine--D-alanine ligase — encoded protein: MKKKVAVVMGGYSGECEVSLRSGQLILNSLDENKYEIYEIHILSEGWFFIENGKRFLIDKGDFSAQKDGNKITFDVIVNTIHGTPGEDGQLQAYWKLLHIPYTGCDFYQSALTFNKRDTLSVLAKFGIAKAESIYASKKDILDKDEIIKKLGLPLFVKANRSGSSLGVSKVKSTEEFSQALKNAFEIDDEILIESFLDGREISVGVLRLNGKTTVMGHTEIISENDFFDYEAKYEGKSQEITPAPLCDTLREKIDEVTVKIYESLNMSGFSRIDYIIVGDIPYFIEINTNPGLSPQSIFPQQVAHKGLKFSDLLDSEIELAFQRK
- a CDS encoding TIGR02117 family protein produces the protein MVRKTLKLFFRIVLLVVGFVLLYVLLGLLLPLISIKAEASSDPKSLTIYMITNGVHTDLVLPIENEFFNWKSKIPLENTQSKSTAYQWIAFGWGDKGFYLNTPTWADLKFSTAIKATFWMSESAMHCTFYEKMYENQNCIKIEITENQYKNLIQYIDNKFDKDKNGNYIFIDTDAVYGNNDAFYEAKGTYSFMYTCNTWANYGLKAAGQKYALWSATDFGIFRHYRK
- the lpxD gene encoding UDP-3-O-(3-hydroxymyristoyl)glucosamine N-acyltransferase, with product MKFPQTYTLQQIATIIDADFVGSPEFPVLGMNEIHVVEEGDIVFVDHPKYYDKALQSKATIVLINKRVVCPQGKALLISDDPFRDFNKLTEFFKPFAKSENLISKTARIGSNTVIQPGAFIGNHVIIGKNCFIHANVSIYDDCIIGDNVTIHAGTVLGADAFYYKKRPEGFDKLKSGGRVVIEDDVDLGALCTIDRGVTGDTTIKKGTKIDNQVHIGHDTVIGERCLIASQTGIAGCVVIENEVTIWGQVGVASSITIGSKSIILAQSGISKSLEGGQTYFGYPAEEARKKYKELSTLRMMVSQYGKK